A DNA window from Macrobrachium rosenbergii isolate ZJJX-2024 chromosome 41, ASM4041242v1, whole genome shotgun sequence contains the following coding sequences:
- the LOC136826977 gene encoding solute carrier family 49 member A3-like isoform X3 gives MAEANGISVSLTEELTEKDDVEGVIVNPEAQGASTKTFQVYRRRWAVLLTVTLLNISNAAIWICISPVATRVAEYYEKDLTEINWFSLVFLFISIPFCFVSTFSVNSLGLKPAIHIGAGLNCLGAVVRALGTSGIFSDLNTQFAISLTGQVIAAMAQSFLLFIPTKVSQLWFPDNARAVSTTILSLSNPLGIVVAMVVSPLTVNEKKDFPLLNWIFMGVAVVAEVITIICVTRSKPPTPPSASAEEGNDQQTKASYLSQLKDAFTCVPYWLLLLALGCGVGLFSALATVTQQILCPLGYSDDFGGLANATMILCGFVGSAVTGIMVDKTKQFTPITKLSYGAAAVMAIVMLELFLVPHQPALIATFTGLFGFFGIGAYPIGLELAVEATYPVDQTISTAFIFMSGQLQGVVIIALIGLLAKPQKAKYVDIQVCSKSDISEIEPKDYTVSLLVVMSLLVLMVALTILFMETPYKRLEAERAAMKRKASEGSRPISPSSSSSSSSSSSLEGMEEEEAPTVIRDDGGSLKINHSKLANGRSPSLEEKEPEICKNGIVEETSMPVTTTRTPPVPTWV, from the exons aTGGCTGAAGCGAACGGCATCTCAGTGAGCCTGACGGAGGAGCTGACGGAGAAGGATGACGTAGAGGGCGTTATAGTCAACCCCGAGGCACAAGGAGCATCCACGAAGACTTTCCAAGTCTACCGTAGGAGATGGGCCGTGCTTCTCACTGTCACTCTCCTCAACATCTCAAATGCTGCG atctGGATCTGCATATCTCCCGTGGCAACGAGAGTGGCGGAGTATTACGAGAAGGACTTGACTGAGATCAACTGGTTCAGCCTCGTCTTCCTATTTATTTCTATACCGTTCTGTTTCGTGTCGACTTTCAGCGTCAACAGCCTCGGGCTCAAGCCTGCC ATCCACATAGGAGCCGGGCTCAACTGCTTAGGGGCAGTCGTCAGGGCCCTGGGAACATCGGGAATATTCTCAGACCTAAACACTCAGTTCGCCATAAGTTTGACGGGTCAG GTGATAGCGGCTATGGCGCAGTCCTTCCTGCTCTTCATCCCGACGAAAGTGTCCCAGTTGTGGTTTCCCGACAACGCCAGAGCCGTGTCCACGACGATACTCTCTTTGT CAAACCCACTGGGCATCGTAGTAGCCATGGTGGTCTCGCCCCTCACGGTGAACGAAAAGAAGGACTTCCCTCTCCTCAACTGGATCTTCATGGGCGTCGCCGTCGTGGCCGAAGTCATCACCATTATTTGCGTGACGAG ATCCAAACCGCCAACGCCACCGAGCGCCAGCGCAGAAGAAGGCAATGACCAGCAAACCAAAGCATCTTACCTGAGCCAGTTGAAGGATGCCTTCACCTGCGTGCCCTATTGGCTCCTTCTGTTGGCCCTTGGATGCGGAGTTGGTCTATTCTCCGCCCTGGCCACCGTTACTCAACAGATCCTCTGTCCTCTAGGATACTCAGAT GACTTCGGAGGTCTGGCTAACGCGACCATGATCTTGTGTGGGTTCGTAGGATCTGCTGTGACGGGTATAATGGTGGACAAGACGAAACAGTTCACTCCCATCACGAAGCTCAGCTATGGCGCAGCTGCTGTCATGGCCATTGTTATGCTGGAA TTGTTCTTGGTGCCCCACCAGCCAGCCCTGATAGCCACCTTCACAGGTCTCTTTGGCTTCTTTGGGATAGGCGCCTATCCGATAGGCCTGGAGTTGGCGGTCGAGGCTACCTATCCGGTCGACCAAACCATCAGCACAGCTTTCATATTCATGTCAG GTCAGCTCCAGGGAGTCGTCATCATCGCCTTGATAGGGCTCCTGGCCAAACCACAGAAAGCCAAATACGTTGACATCCAGGTGTGCAGCAAAAGCGACATCTCGGAGATCGAGCCCAAAGATTATACAG TGTCGCTATTGGTCGTCATGTCGTTACTGGTGCTGATGGTCGCCCTGACGATCCTCTTCATGGAGACGCCGTACAAGAGACTGGAGGCCGAGAGAGCCGCCATGAAAAGAAAAGCGTCCGAAGGCTCTAGGCCCATCtcaccttcctcttcttcttcttcttcttcctccagctcCTTAGAAggaatggaggaagaggaagcaCCCACCGTTATAAGAGACGACGGTGGCTCCCTCAAAATCAATCATTCGAAATTGGCCAATGGAAGAAGTCCTTCGCTCGAAGAGAAGGAAccagaaatatgcaaaaatggaataGTTGAAGAAA CATCGATGCCAGTAACAACAACACGAACACCACCAGTACCAACGTGGGTGTGA
- the LOC136826977 gene encoding solute carrier family 49 member A3-like isoform X1 has protein sequence MMQRIPNTANTAAPSAWVNSAEETLESVTKCYELLGMAEANGISVSLTEELTEKDDVEGVIVNPEAQGASTKTFQVYRRRWAVLLTVTLLNISNAAIWICISPVATRVAEYYEKDLTEINWFSLVFLFISIPFCFVSTFSVNSLGLKPAIHIGAGLNCLGAVVRALGTSGIFSDLNTQFAISLTGQVIAAMAQSFLLFIPTKVSQLWFPDNARAVSTTILSLSNPLGIVVAMVVSPLTVNEKKDFPLLNWIFMGVAVVAEVITIICVTRSKPPTPPSASAEEGNDQQTKASYLSQLKDAFTCVPYWLLLLALGCGVGLFSALATVTQQILCPLGYSDDFGGLANATMILCGFVGSAVTGIMVDKTKQFTPITKLSYGAAAVMAIVMLELFLVPHQPALIATFTGLFGFFGIGAYPIGLELAVEATYPVDQTISTAFIFMSGQLQGVVIIALIGLLAKPQKAKYVDIQVCSKSDISEIEPKDYTVSLLVVMSLLVLMVALTILFMETPYKRLEAERAAMKRKASEGSRPISPSSSSSSSSSSSLEGMEEEEAPTVIRDDGGSLKINHSKLANGRSPSLEEKEPEICKNGIVEETSMPVTTTRTPPVPTWV, from the exons gaTGGCTGAAGCGAACGGCATCTCAGTGAGCCTGACGGAGGAGCTGACGGAGAAGGATGACGTAGAGGGCGTTATAGTCAACCCCGAGGCACAAGGAGCATCCACGAAGACTTTCCAAGTCTACCGTAGGAGATGGGCCGTGCTTCTCACTGTCACTCTCCTCAACATCTCAAATGCTGCG atctGGATCTGCATATCTCCCGTGGCAACGAGAGTGGCGGAGTATTACGAGAAGGACTTGACTGAGATCAACTGGTTCAGCCTCGTCTTCCTATTTATTTCTATACCGTTCTGTTTCGTGTCGACTTTCAGCGTCAACAGCCTCGGGCTCAAGCCTGCC ATCCACATAGGAGCCGGGCTCAACTGCTTAGGGGCAGTCGTCAGGGCCCTGGGAACATCGGGAATATTCTCAGACCTAAACACTCAGTTCGCCATAAGTTTGACGGGTCAG GTGATAGCGGCTATGGCGCAGTCCTTCCTGCTCTTCATCCCGACGAAAGTGTCCCAGTTGTGGTTTCCCGACAACGCCAGAGCCGTGTCCACGACGATACTCTCTTTGT CAAACCCACTGGGCATCGTAGTAGCCATGGTGGTCTCGCCCCTCACGGTGAACGAAAAGAAGGACTTCCCTCTCCTCAACTGGATCTTCATGGGCGTCGCCGTCGTGGCCGAAGTCATCACCATTATTTGCGTGACGAG ATCCAAACCGCCAACGCCACCGAGCGCCAGCGCAGAAGAAGGCAATGACCAGCAAACCAAAGCATCTTACCTGAGCCAGTTGAAGGATGCCTTCACCTGCGTGCCCTATTGGCTCCTTCTGTTGGCCCTTGGATGCGGAGTTGGTCTATTCTCCGCCCTGGCCACCGTTACTCAACAGATCCTCTGTCCTCTAGGATACTCAGAT GACTTCGGAGGTCTGGCTAACGCGACCATGATCTTGTGTGGGTTCGTAGGATCTGCTGTGACGGGTATAATGGTGGACAAGACGAAACAGTTCACTCCCATCACGAAGCTCAGCTATGGCGCAGCTGCTGTCATGGCCATTGTTATGCTGGAA TTGTTCTTGGTGCCCCACCAGCCAGCCCTGATAGCCACCTTCACAGGTCTCTTTGGCTTCTTTGGGATAGGCGCCTATCCGATAGGCCTGGAGTTGGCGGTCGAGGCTACCTATCCGGTCGACCAAACCATCAGCACAGCTTTCATATTCATGTCAG GTCAGCTCCAGGGAGTCGTCATCATCGCCTTGATAGGGCTCCTGGCCAAACCACAGAAAGCCAAATACGTTGACATCCAGGTGTGCAGCAAAAGCGACATCTCGGAGATCGAGCCCAAAGATTATACAG TGTCGCTATTGGTCGTCATGTCGTTACTGGTGCTGATGGTCGCCCTGACGATCCTCTTCATGGAGACGCCGTACAAGAGACTGGAGGCCGAGAGAGCCGCCATGAAAAGAAAAGCGTCCGAAGGCTCTAGGCCCATCtcaccttcctcttcttcttcttcttcttcctccagctcCTTAGAAggaatggaggaagaggaagcaCCCACCGTTATAAGAGACGACGGTGGCTCCCTCAAAATCAATCATTCGAAATTGGCCAATGGAAGAAGTCCTTCGCTCGAAGAGAAGGAAccagaaatatgcaaaaatggaataGTTGAAGAAA CATCGATGCCAGTAACAACAACACGAACACCACCAGTACCAACGTGGGTGTGA
- the LOC136826977 gene encoding solute carrier family 49 member A3-like isoform X5 translates to MMQRIPNTANTAAPSAWVNSAEETLESVTKCYELLGMAEANGISVSLTEELTEKDDVEGVIVNPEAQGASTKTFQVYRRRWAVLLTVTLLNISNAAIWICISPVATRVAEYYEKDLTEINWFSLVFLFISIPFCFVSTFSVNSLGLKPAIHIGAGLNCLGAVVRALGTSGIFSDLNTQFAISLTGQVIAAMAQSFLLFIPTKVSQLWFPDNARAVSTTILSLSNPLGIVVAMVVSPLTVNEKKDFPLLNWIFMGVAVVAEVITIICVTRSKPPTPPSASAEEGNDQQTKASYLSQLKDAFTCVPYWLLLLALGCGVGLFSALATVTQQILCPLGYSDDFGGLANATMILCGFVGSAVTGIMVDKTKQFTPITKLSYGAAAVMAIVMLELFLVPHQPALIATFTGLFGFFGIGAYPIGLELAVEATYPVDQTISTAFIFMSGQLQGVVIIALIGLLAKPQKAKYVDIQVCSKSDISEIEPKDYTASMPVTTTRTPPVPTWV, encoded by the exons gaTGGCTGAAGCGAACGGCATCTCAGTGAGCCTGACGGAGGAGCTGACGGAGAAGGATGACGTAGAGGGCGTTATAGTCAACCCCGAGGCACAAGGAGCATCCACGAAGACTTTCCAAGTCTACCGTAGGAGATGGGCCGTGCTTCTCACTGTCACTCTCCTCAACATCTCAAATGCTGCG atctGGATCTGCATATCTCCCGTGGCAACGAGAGTGGCGGAGTATTACGAGAAGGACTTGACTGAGATCAACTGGTTCAGCCTCGTCTTCCTATTTATTTCTATACCGTTCTGTTTCGTGTCGACTTTCAGCGTCAACAGCCTCGGGCTCAAGCCTGCC ATCCACATAGGAGCCGGGCTCAACTGCTTAGGGGCAGTCGTCAGGGCCCTGGGAACATCGGGAATATTCTCAGACCTAAACACTCAGTTCGCCATAAGTTTGACGGGTCAG GTGATAGCGGCTATGGCGCAGTCCTTCCTGCTCTTCATCCCGACGAAAGTGTCCCAGTTGTGGTTTCCCGACAACGCCAGAGCCGTGTCCACGACGATACTCTCTTTGT CAAACCCACTGGGCATCGTAGTAGCCATGGTGGTCTCGCCCCTCACGGTGAACGAAAAGAAGGACTTCCCTCTCCTCAACTGGATCTTCATGGGCGTCGCCGTCGTGGCCGAAGTCATCACCATTATTTGCGTGACGAG ATCCAAACCGCCAACGCCACCGAGCGCCAGCGCAGAAGAAGGCAATGACCAGCAAACCAAAGCATCTTACCTGAGCCAGTTGAAGGATGCCTTCACCTGCGTGCCCTATTGGCTCCTTCTGTTGGCCCTTGGATGCGGAGTTGGTCTATTCTCCGCCCTGGCCACCGTTACTCAACAGATCCTCTGTCCTCTAGGATACTCAGAT GACTTCGGAGGTCTGGCTAACGCGACCATGATCTTGTGTGGGTTCGTAGGATCTGCTGTGACGGGTATAATGGTGGACAAGACGAAACAGTTCACTCCCATCACGAAGCTCAGCTATGGCGCAGCTGCTGTCATGGCCATTGTTATGCTGGAA TTGTTCTTGGTGCCCCACCAGCCAGCCCTGATAGCCACCTTCACAGGTCTCTTTGGCTTCTTTGGGATAGGCGCCTATCCGATAGGCCTGGAGTTGGCGGTCGAGGCTACCTATCCGGTCGACCAAACCATCAGCACAGCTTTCATATTCATGTCAG GTCAGCTCCAGGGAGTCGTCATCATCGCCTTGATAGGGCTCCTGGCCAAACCACAGAAAGCCAAATACGTTGACATCCAGGTGTGCAGCAAAAGCGACATCTCGGAGATCGAGCCCAAAGATTATACAG CATCGATGCCAGTAACAACAACACGAACACCACCAGTACCAACGTGGGTGTGA
- the LOC136826977 gene encoding solute carrier family 49 member A3-like isoform X2 produces MMQRIPNTANTAAPSAWVNSAEETLESVTKCYELLGMAEANGISVSLTEELTEKDDVEGVIVNPEAQGASTKTFQVYRRRWAVLLTVTLLNISNAAIWICISPVATRVAEYYEKDLTEINWFSLVFLFISIPFCFVSTFSVNSLGLKPAIHIGAGLNCLGAVVRALGTSGIFSDLNTQFAISLTGQVIAAMAQSFLLFIPTKVSQLWFPDNARAVSTTILSLSNPLGIVVAMVVSPLTVNEKKDFPLLNWIFMGVAVVAEVITIICVTRSKPPTPPSASAEEGNDQQTKASYLSQLKDAFTCVPYWLLLLALGCGVGLFSALATVTQQILCPLGYSDDFGGLANATMILCGFVGSAVTGIMVDKTKQFTPITKLSYGAAAVMAIVMLELFLVPHQPALIATFTGLFGFFGIGAYPIGLELAVEATYPVDQTISTAFIFMSGQLQGVVIIALIGLLAKPQKAKYVDIQVCSKSDISEIEPKDYTVSLLVVMSLLVLMVALTILFMETPYKRLEAERAAMKRKASEGSRPISPSSSSSSSSSSSLEGMEEEEAPTVIRDDGGSLKINHSKLANGRSPSLEEKEPEICKNGIVEESKL; encoded by the exons gaTGGCTGAAGCGAACGGCATCTCAGTGAGCCTGACGGAGGAGCTGACGGAGAAGGATGACGTAGAGGGCGTTATAGTCAACCCCGAGGCACAAGGAGCATCCACGAAGACTTTCCAAGTCTACCGTAGGAGATGGGCCGTGCTTCTCACTGTCACTCTCCTCAACATCTCAAATGCTGCG atctGGATCTGCATATCTCCCGTGGCAACGAGAGTGGCGGAGTATTACGAGAAGGACTTGACTGAGATCAACTGGTTCAGCCTCGTCTTCCTATTTATTTCTATACCGTTCTGTTTCGTGTCGACTTTCAGCGTCAACAGCCTCGGGCTCAAGCCTGCC ATCCACATAGGAGCCGGGCTCAACTGCTTAGGGGCAGTCGTCAGGGCCCTGGGAACATCGGGAATATTCTCAGACCTAAACACTCAGTTCGCCATAAGTTTGACGGGTCAG GTGATAGCGGCTATGGCGCAGTCCTTCCTGCTCTTCATCCCGACGAAAGTGTCCCAGTTGTGGTTTCCCGACAACGCCAGAGCCGTGTCCACGACGATACTCTCTTTGT CAAACCCACTGGGCATCGTAGTAGCCATGGTGGTCTCGCCCCTCACGGTGAACGAAAAGAAGGACTTCCCTCTCCTCAACTGGATCTTCATGGGCGTCGCCGTCGTGGCCGAAGTCATCACCATTATTTGCGTGACGAG ATCCAAACCGCCAACGCCACCGAGCGCCAGCGCAGAAGAAGGCAATGACCAGCAAACCAAAGCATCTTACCTGAGCCAGTTGAAGGATGCCTTCACCTGCGTGCCCTATTGGCTCCTTCTGTTGGCCCTTGGATGCGGAGTTGGTCTATTCTCCGCCCTGGCCACCGTTACTCAACAGATCCTCTGTCCTCTAGGATACTCAGAT GACTTCGGAGGTCTGGCTAACGCGACCATGATCTTGTGTGGGTTCGTAGGATCTGCTGTGACGGGTATAATGGTGGACAAGACGAAACAGTTCACTCCCATCACGAAGCTCAGCTATGGCGCAGCTGCTGTCATGGCCATTGTTATGCTGGAA TTGTTCTTGGTGCCCCACCAGCCAGCCCTGATAGCCACCTTCACAGGTCTCTTTGGCTTCTTTGGGATAGGCGCCTATCCGATAGGCCTGGAGTTGGCGGTCGAGGCTACCTATCCGGTCGACCAAACCATCAGCACAGCTTTCATATTCATGTCAG GTCAGCTCCAGGGAGTCGTCATCATCGCCTTGATAGGGCTCCTGGCCAAACCACAGAAAGCCAAATACGTTGACATCCAGGTGTGCAGCAAAAGCGACATCTCGGAGATCGAGCCCAAAGATTATACAG TGTCGCTATTGGTCGTCATGTCGTTACTGGTGCTGATGGTCGCCCTGACGATCCTCTTCATGGAGACGCCGTACAAGAGACTGGAGGCCGAGAGAGCCGCCATGAAAAGAAAAGCGTCCGAAGGCTCTAGGCCCATCtcaccttcctcttcttcttcttcttcttcctccagctcCTTAGAAggaatggaggaagaggaagcaCCCACCGTTATAAGAGACGACGGTGGCTCCCTCAAAATCAATCATTCGAAATTGGCCAATGGAAGAAGTCCTTCGCTCGAAGAGAAGGAAccagaaatatgcaaaaatggaataGTTGAAGAAAGTAAACTATAG
- the LOC136826977 gene encoding solute carrier family 49 member A3-like isoform X4, protein MAEANGISVSLTEELTEKDDVEGVIVNPEAQGASTKTFQVYRRRWAVLLTVTLLNISNAAIWICISPVATRVAEYYEKDLTEINWFSLVFLFISIPFCFVSTFSVNSLGLKPAIHIGAGLNCLGAVVRALGTSGIFSDLNTQFAISLTGQVIAAMAQSFLLFIPTKVSQLWFPDNARAVSTTILSLSNPLGIVVAMVVSPLTVNEKKDFPLLNWIFMGVAVVAEVITIICVTRSKPPTPPSASAEEGNDQQTKASYLSQLKDAFTCVPYWLLLLALGCGVGLFSALATVTQQILCPLGYSDDFGGLANATMILCGFVGSAVTGIMVDKTKQFTPITKLSYGAAAVMAIVMLELFLVPHQPALIATFTGLFGFFGIGAYPIGLELAVEATYPVDQTISTAFIFMSGQLQGVVIIALIGLLAKPQKAKYVDIQVCSKSDISEIEPKDYTVSLLVVMSLLVLMVALTILFMETPYKRLEAERAAMKRKASEGSRPISPSSSSSSSSSSSLEGMEEEEAPTVIRDDGGSLKINHSKLANGRSPSLEEKEPEICKNGIVEESKL, encoded by the exons aTGGCTGAAGCGAACGGCATCTCAGTGAGCCTGACGGAGGAGCTGACGGAGAAGGATGACGTAGAGGGCGTTATAGTCAACCCCGAGGCACAAGGAGCATCCACGAAGACTTTCCAAGTCTACCGTAGGAGATGGGCCGTGCTTCTCACTGTCACTCTCCTCAACATCTCAAATGCTGCG atctGGATCTGCATATCTCCCGTGGCAACGAGAGTGGCGGAGTATTACGAGAAGGACTTGACTGAGATCAACTGGTTCAGCCTCGTCTTCCTATTTATTTCTATACCGTTCTGTTTCGTGTCGACTTTCAGCGTCAACAGCCTCGGGCTCAAGCCTGCC ATCCACATAGGAGCCGGGCTCAACTGCTTAGGGGCAGTCGTCAGGGCCCTGGGAACATCGGGAATATTCTCAGACCTAAACACTCAGTTCGCCATAAGTTTGACGGGTCAG GTGATAGCGGCTATGGCGCAGTCCTTCCTGCTCTTCATCCCGACGAAAGTGTCCCAGTTGTGGTTTCCCGACAACGCCAGAGCCGTGTCCACGACGATACTCTCTTTGT CAAACCCACTGGGCATCGTAGTAGCCATGGTGGTCTCGCCCCTCACGGTGAACGAAAAGAAGGACTTCCCTCTCCTCAACTGGATCTTCATGGGCGTCGCCGTCGTGGCCGAAGTCATCACCATTATTTGCGTGACGAG ATCCAAACCGCCAACGCCACCGAGCGCCAGCGCAGAAGAAGGCAATGACCAGCAAACCAAAGCATCTTACCTGAGCCAGTTGAAGGATGCCTTCACCTGCGTGCCCTATTGGCTCCTTCTGTTGGCCCTTGGATGCGGAGTTGGTCTATTCTCCGCCCTGGCCACCGTTACTCAACAGATCCTCTGTCCTCTAGGATACTCAGAT GACTTCGGAGGTCTGGCTAACGCGACCATGATCTTGTGTGGGTTCGTAGGATCTGCTGTGACGGGTATAATGGTGGACAAGACGAAACAGTTCACTCCCATCACGAAGCTCAGCTATGGCGCAGCTGCTGTCATGGCCATTGTTATGCTGGAA TTGTTCTTGGTGCCCCACCAGCCAGCCCTGATAGCCACCTTCACAGGTCTCTTTGGCTTCTTTGGGATAGGCGCCTATCCGATAGGCCTGGAGTTGGCGGTCGAGGCTACCTATCCGGTCGACCAAACCATCAGCACAGCTTTCATATTCATGTCAG GTCAGCTCCAGGGAGTCGTCATCATCGCCTTGATAGGGCTCCTGGCCAAACCACAGAAAGCCAAATACGTTGACATCCAGGTGTGCAGCAAAAGCGACATCTCGGAGATCGAGCCCAAAGATTATACAG TGTCGCTATTGGTCGTCATGTCGTTACTGGTGCTGATGGTCGCCCTGACGATCCTCTTCATGGAGACGCCGTACAAGAGACTGGAGGCCGAGAGAGCCGCCATGAAAAGAAAAGCGTCCGAAGGCTCTAGGCCCATCtcaccttcctcttcttcttcttcttcttcctccagctcCTTAGAAggaatggaggaagaggaagcaCCCACCGTTATAAGAGACGACGGTGGCTCCCTCAAAATCAATCATTCGAAATTGGCCAATGGAAGAAGTCCTTCGCTCGAAGAGAAGGAAccagaaatatgcaaaaatggaataGTTGAAGAAAGTAAACTATAG